The genomic stretch CGCCGTGTTCGGGGTCTCCCTCGTCATCGTGGAGACCCGCACCATCAGCAGTACCGCCCAGGAGCGGGTGGACTCCGAGGCGGTGCGGCTCGCGTCCATCGTGGACAGCAGGCTGATCGCGACCGGCGCGGTCACCGCGGAGATGCTGCGCGACCAGGTGCCCGAGGACCGGTACGCCGTGATCCGGGTGCCCGGTGAGCGGCCCATCGCGATCGGCACCAAGCCGGACGGCGACACCATCAAGGCCACCCGCAAGGGCGAGGAGGGCGAGACGGTCACCGTCCAGGAGCCCCGCTCGACGGTGACCCGCGAGGTCGGCCGGACGCTGCTGATCATCGGGGCGGTGGCGCTGCTGGCGGTGATCGCGGCGGTGCTGCTGGCCCTGCGCCAGGCGAGCCGCCTCGCGTCCCCGCTGACCGACCTCGCCGAGACCGCGGAACGCCTGGGCTCGGGCGACCCGCGCCCCCGCCACAAGCGCTACGGCGTCCAGGAGCTGGACCGGGTCGCGGATGTGCTGGACGCCAGCGCGGAGCGGATCGCCCGCATGCTGACGGCGGAGCGGCGCCTCGCGGCTGACGCCTCCCACCAGCTGCGCACTCCGCTCACCGCCCTCTCGATGCGGCTGGAGGAGATCACCCTCACCGACGACCCGGACACCGTGAAGGAGGAGGCGACCATCGCGCTGACGCAGGTGGAACGCCTGACGGACGTGGTGGAGCGCCTTCTGACCAACTCCCGGGACCCCCGGACCGGCTCCGCCGTCACCTTCGACCTCGACGAGGTCATCCAGCAGCAGCTCGCGGAATGGCGTCCGGCATACCGCAGCGTGGGCCGGGCGATCGTCAGCTCGGGCAAACGCCATCTGGAGGCGGTCGGCACCCCGGGAGCGGTGGCCCAGGTCCTCGCGGCGCTGATCGAGAACTCCCTGATGCACGGCGGCGGCACGGTGGCGCTGCGCACCCGTGTCACCGGCAACCAGGCGGTGATCGAGGTGACGGACGAGGGGCCCGGCGTCCCGGCCGACCTCGGCGCGCGGATCTTCGAGCGGGCGATCAGCGGCCGCAACTCCACGGGCATCGGCCTGGCGGTGGCGAGGGATCTGGCGGAGGCGGACGGCGGCCGGCTGGAGATGCTCCAGGCGTCGCCCCCGGTGTTCGGCCTGTTCCTCTCCCGGACCCCGGCCAGGCCGAGCAGGGACGCGACACCGACCGTCAGGTAGCCGGCCGGGCGGCTACGCGCTTACGGGCGCCTGCCCGCCGGCTGCGGAGTACGGCGCCTG from Streptomyces davaonensis JCM 4913 encodes the following:
- a CDS encoding ATP-binding protein; translated protein: MRRRLIQSTLAVVLVVIAVFGVSLVIVETRTISSTAQERVDSEAVRLASIVDSRLIATGAVTAEMLRDQVPEDRYAVIRVPGERPIAIGTKPDGDTIKATRKGEEGETVTVQEPRSTVTREVGRTLLIIGAVALLAVIAAVLLALRQASRLASPLTDLAETAERLGSGDPRPRHKRYGVQELDRVADVLDASAERIARMLTAERRLAADASHQLRTPLTALSMRLEEITLTDDPDTVKEEATIALTQVERLTDVVERLLTNSRDPRTGSAVTFDLDEVIQQQLAEWRPAYRSVGRAIVSSGKRHLEAVGTPGAVAQVLAALIENSLMHGGGTVALRTRVTGNQAVIEVTDEGPGVPADLGARIFERAISGRNSTGIGLAVARDLAEADGGRLEMLQASPPVFGLFLSRTPARPSRDATPTVR